In a single window of the Thiohalophilus sp. genome:
- a CDS encoding GxxExxY protein — protein MSHELHENHEKILFKEESYQIQGAIFEVYNEIGPGFLEAVYQECLEYELGSRKIPFTAQKELAVSYKGRKLNQTYKPDLVCYDKIIVEIKSVRQINNEHQAQILNYLKATGLNLGLLVNFGSYPRATIKRFVS, from the coding sequence TTGAGCCACGAATTGCACGAAAATCACGAAAAGATTCTTTTTAAGGAAGAGTCGTATCAAATACAGGGTGCGATTTTTGAAGTATATAATGAAATCGGCCCGGGGTTTCTTGAGGCCGTTTACCAGGAGTGCCTGGAATACGAGCTAGGTAGTAGAAAAATTCCCTTTACCGCCCAAAAAGAACTCGCTGTTAGCTATAAGGGAAGAAAATTAAATCAGACCTATAAACCCGATCTTGTTTGTTATGACAAAATTATCGTAGAAATCAAATCTGTCAGACAGATCAACAATGAGCACCAGGCTCAAATCCTCAACTACCTTAAGGCAACAGGACTCAATCTTGGATTGCTTGTTAATTTCGGAAGCTATCCAAGAGCAACAATAAAACGATTTGTTTCATAA
- a CDS encoding mannose-1-phosphate guanylyltransferase/mannose-6-phosphate isomerase, translating into MNKRSIKAIILAGGSGTRLWPLSRLQLPKQFLRLQGDKTLLESTVDRLAPLIEPKDVVIVTGAEHAKGEAYNSLRPYQTLLEPVGRNTAPAIALAAAWLQDQAEENDPVMVVLPADHIIKQPEAFQQALLQAIEAAECGKLVTFGIEPTRADTGFGYIKVKAPENNQTIGSPELSTLDVVEFTEKPDQETANDYLQAENYYWNSGMFVWNTSTILKEITDHLPEVDVVLTRIRNDWQESDTLQAVIDNHFADMPAISIDYGVLEKSSNVALIPCNLGWSDVGSWDAVHEVADRDASGNALQGRVIAKDCNNSLIHSNQRLVAAIGVADLCVIETADAVLITRRGQSQRVREIVDDLKQENAQEHLYHRTVHRPWGSFTVLEDHDGFKMKRITVEPGASLSLQRHQHRSEHWVVVSGTATVTRGDELLTITKNESTYIPIGTKHRLENRGKIPLELIEVQVGEYLDEDDIERFEDNYDR; encoded by the coding sequence ATGAATAAACGATCAATCAAAGCCATCATCCTCGCCGGCGGCAGCGGTACCCGTCTCTGGCCGCTGTCTCGCCTGCAATTACCCAAGCAGTTCCTTCGTCTTCAGGGTGACAAGACGCTATTGGAATCGACGGTGGATCGACTGGCACCTCTGATCGAGCCCAAAGACGTGGTGATTGTCACCGGTGCCGAACACGCCAAAGGAGAAGCCTATAACAGTCTGCGCCCTTATCAGACCCTGCTCGAGCCGGTCGGTCGCAATACCGCCCCGGCAATTGCGCTGGCGGCGGCCTGGTTGCAGGATCAGGCGGAAGAGAATGATCCTGTTATGGTCGTATTACCGGCCGACCATATCATCAAGCAGCCCGAGGCGTTCCAGCAAGCCTTGCTACAGGCCATAGAGGCGGCAGAGTGTGGAAAACTGGTCACCTTTGGTATTGAACCGACCCGGGCTGACACTGGCTTCGGCTATATAAAGGTAAAGGCACCGGAAAATAACCAGACAATTGGCAGCCCCGAATTGTCAACGCTCGATGTAGTCGAGTTTACCGAAAAGCCGGATCAGGAAACGGCCAACGACTACCTGCAAGCCGAAAACTATTATTGGAATTCGGGGATGTTCGTCTGGAACACCTCCACGATCCTGAAGGAGATCACCGATCACCTGCCGGAAGTTGACGTTGTTTTGACCAGAATCCGCAACGACTGGCAAGAGTCAGATACCCTGCAGGCGGTAATTGATAATCATTTTGCTGATATGCCCGCTATCAGTATCGACTACGGGGTGCTGGAGAAGAGCAGCAATGTGGCGCTGATCCCCTGTAATCTCGGCTGGTCCGATGTGGGCAGCTGGGATGCCGTGCATGAAGTCGCCGACCGGGATGCTTCGGGCAATGCCCTGCAGGGACGTGTAATTGCTAAAGATTGTAACAACTCCCTGATTCACAGTAACCAGCGGCTGGTGGCGGCGATCGGTGTGGCGGATCTCTGCGTCATCGAGACTGCCGATGCGGTCCTGATTACCCGTCGCGGCCAGAGTCAGCGGGTACGCGAGATTGTGGATGATCTCAAACAGGAAAACGCCCAGGAGCATCTTTATCATCGTACCGTGCATCGTCCCTGGGGCAGTTTTACAGTGCTGGAGGATCATGACGGCTTCAAGATGAAACGAATCACCGTGGAGCCCGGCGCCAGCCTCAGCCTGCAGCGGCATCAGCATCGTTCCGAGCATTGGGTGGTGGTATCGGGCACCGCCACGGTCACGCGCGGCGACGAATTACTGACCATCACCAAAAACGAAAGCACCTATATCCCCATCGGTACCAAACACCGGCTGGAAAACCGGGGCAAAATCCCCCTCGAACTGATCGAAGTACAGGTCGGGGAATACCTGGACGAAGACGATATCGAACGCTTCGAGGACAACTACGATCGTTAA
- a CDS encoding four helix bundle protein yields MYLFFREYSCLSWQKENVKSEGAARSGQKEYAHFISIARGSLAELNTQIQIAKMLGYYTESEEINKNLNRLGRLLTGLYKKWNKS; encoded by the coding sequence ATTTATCTATTTTTTCGTGAATATTCGTGCCTTTCGTGGCAAAAAGAGAATGTAAAATCAGAAGGCGCGGCTCGCAGCGGCCAGAAGGAATACGCTCATTTTATCAGTATCGCACGTGGGTCACTGGCTGAGCTGAACACGCAGATCCAGATTGCAAAAATGCTGGGTTATTACACCGAATCTGAAGAGATTAATAAAAACCTGAACCGACTGGGCCGTCTTCTGACCGGCCTCTATAAAAAATGGAACAAATCATGA
- the fcl gene encoding GDP-L-fucose synthase: protein MTAQKIYVAGHRGMVGSAIIRRLLAPNTHSRLPTPEIITRTHDQLDLTDQQAVREFFAVEKPDQVYLAAAKVGGIHANNTYPADFIYLNLMIEANVIEAAFRHGVKKLLFLGSSCIYPRLVEQPMAESALLTGPLESTNEPYAIAKITGIKLCESYNRQYGESHGTDYRSVMPTNLYGPGDNYHPENSHVIPALIRRFHEARENQDPVVTVWGTGTPRREFLHVDDMAAACVHVMNLDKASYEQHTEPMQSHINVGWGDDVTIRELAETIAQVVGYTGKIEFDTNKPDGTPRKLIDSSRLNALGWQATIGLKEGLMQTYDDYVRQQA, encoded by the coding sequence ATGACAGCTCAAAAAATCTATGTCGCCGGGCACCGGGGGATGGTGGGTTCGGCGATTATCCGCCGGCTCCTGGCCCCCAATACCCATTCCCGACTGCCCACTCCCGAGATCATCACCCGGACGCACGACCAGCTGGACCTGACCGACCAGCAGGCAGTCAGGGAGTTCTTCGCCGTCGAAAAACCGGACCAGGTCTATCTGGCGGCCGCAAAAGTTGGCGGTATCCATGCCAACAACACCTATCCGGCCGATTTCATCTATCTGAATCTGATGATCGAAGCCAATGTGATCGAGGCGGCGTTCCGTCACGGCGTCAAAAAACTCCTCTTTCTGGGCTCCAGCTGTATCTATCCCAGGCTCGTCGAACAGCCCATGGCGGAGAGCGCGTTACTTACCGGCCCGCTGGAGTCGACCAACGAACCCTATGCCATTGCCAAAATCACCGGCATCAAGCTCTGCGAGAGCTATAACCGGCAATACGGCGAAAGCCATGGCACCGATTACCGCAGTGTGATGCCGACTAACCTCTACGGCCCCGGCGACAACTATCATCCCGAAAACAGCCACGTCATCCCCGCGCTGATCCGGCGCTTCCATGAAGCCAGGGAGAATCAGGATCCGGTTGTTACCGTCTGGGGGACCGGCACCCCCCGGCGCGAGTTTCTGCACGTCGATGACATGGCCGCGGCCTGCGTGCACGTTATGAACCTCGACAAGGCGAGTTACGAGCAACACACCGAACCGATGCAGAGCCACATCAATGTCGGCTGGGGTGATGACGTCACCATCCGCGAACTGGCCGAGACCATCGCGCAAGTGGTTGGCTATACCGGTAAAATCGAATTCGACACCAACAAACCCGACGGCACCCCCCGCAAACTCATCGACAGCAGCCGACTCAATGCACTGGGATGGCAGGCGACGATCGGGCTGAAAGAGGGTCTCATGCAGACGTATGACGATTATGTCAGACAACAAGCTTGA
- a CDS encoding NAD-dependent epimerase/dehydratase family protein — protein MSHVLILGGDGYLGWPTAMYFSNLGYQVTVVDNYFRRNACTELDTGMLYPVPTLIERAKIWHEQTGREIKVVIADLAQPEAMRSLFDGRVKYQWAVNEEFTGIPETVVHYAEQPSAPYSLMDYQHADITLVNNLRVTNNLLWAIRDYARDTHLIKLGTMGEYGTPNIDIEEGWLEVEHKGRKDTFLYPRQAGSLYHTTKVMDTDLMWFGVRMWDLKVTDLMQGPVYGIETEESAIDDRLKTIFNYDEIFGTIVNRFVTQAVVGYPLTVYGGGGQTRGYLNIKDTLQCVHVSEQNPAQKGELRIFNQIMETFSVNQLADMVKRAGDKRGHNVEIKSIPNPRKEAEEHYYNPTYQGLQDIGVKPHYLTEEVMDRLFEVVEAYLGNIRKDVIFKGVKWG, from the coding sequence ATGTCACATGTACTGATTCTCGGCGGTGATGGTTACCTGGGGTGGCCGACCGCGATGTATTTTTCCAACCTGGGCTACCAGGTTACCGTAGTCGATAACTATTTCCGTCGCAATGCCTGTACCGAACTCGATACCGGCATGCTCTACCCGGTGCCGACCCTGATTGAGCGGGCAAAGATCTGGCACGAGCAGACCGGCAGGGAAATCAAGGTTGTTATTGCCGATCTCGCCCAACCCGAGGCGATGCGCAGCCTGTTCGACGGAAGGGTTAAATACCAGTGGGCGGTCAATGAAGAGTTTACCGGCATCCCCGAAACTGTTGTCCACTATGCCGAACAGCCTTCCGCCCCGTATTCGCTGATGGACTATCAGCATGCCGATATTACCCTGGTCAACAACCTGCGTGTCACCAACAACCTGCTATGGGCCATCCGTGATTATGCCCGCGACACACACCTGATCAAGCTCGGCACCATGGGTGAATATGGCACGCCCAATATCGATATTGAAGAGGGCTGGCTGGAAGTGGAGCACAAGGGGCGCAAGGACACTTTCCTGTACCCCCGCCAGGCCGGCAGTCTGTACCACACGACCAAGGTAATGGACACCGACCTGATGTGGTTCGGGGTGCGCATGTGGGATCTGAAAGTGACCGATCTGATGCAGGGGCCGGTGTACGGTATTGAGACCGAAGAATCCGCCATCGACGATCGACTCAAGACCATTTTCAACTATGACGAGATTTTCGGCACCATCGTCAACCGCTTCGTCACCCAGGCCGTGGTCGGTTACCCGCTGACAGTGTATGGCGGTGGAGGGCAGACCCGGGGCTATCTCAATATCAAGGATACCCTGCAGTGCGTTCATGTCTCGGAACAAAATCCGGCCCAGAAGGGCGAGCTGCGGATATTCAACCAGATCATGGAGACCTTCAGCGTCAATCAGCTTGCAGACATGGTCAAGCGGGCCGGGGACAAGCGCGGGCACAATGTGGAAATAAAAAGTATTCCGAACCCGCGCAAAGAAGCGGAAGAGCATTACTATAATCCCACATATCAGGGATTGCAGGATATCGGCGTCAAGCCCCATTACCTGACTGAAGAGGTGATGGATCGGCTGTTCGAAGTGGTAGAAGCTTATCTGGGCAATATAAGAAAAGATGTGATTTTCAAGGGGGTAAAATGGGGTTGA
- the gmd gene encoding GDP-mannose 4,6-dehydratase — MNSTTDSPLTTSESRRVALITGITGQDGAYLAEFLLDKGYIVHGIKRRTSLFNTDRIDHLYRDYHEIEKEQSQSPTAHSRQFYLHHGDMTDSSSLIRIIQQTQPDEIYNLAAQSHVAVSFEEPEYTANSDALGTLRVLEAIRILGMEKKTKFYQASTSELFGKVQEIPQKETTPFYPRSPYAVAKLYAYWITVNYREAYGMYACNGILFNHESPIRGETFVTRKITRALARIKLGLQDCLYLGNLDAKRDWGHAKDYVEMQWLMLQQEEPEDFVIATGRQYSVRDFVNAAAKELGMEIRWEGQGVDEVGILSTQNSELRTRGAERTIVRVDPRYFRPTEVETLLGDPSNAKEKLGWTPKIAFEELVAEMVREDLKSAERDELVEKHGYRSLNYHE, encoded by the coding sequence ATGAATTCTACTACCGATTCCCCATTAACCACTTCCGAATCCCGGCGCGTTGCGCTGATCACCGGTATAACCGGCCAGGACGGCGCCTACTTGGCGGAGTTTCTGCTGGACAAGGGCTACATCGTCCACGGTATCAAACGCCGCACGAGTCTGTTCAATACCGACCGGATCGATCACCTCTATCGGGACTATCACGAAATCGAAAAAGAGCAATCCCAATCCCCCACTGCCCACTCCCGGCAGTTCTATCTGCATCATGGTGATATGACGGACTCTTCCAGTCTGATACGGATTATCCAGCAGACCCAGCCGGATGAAATCTATAATCTGGCCGCTCAATCGCATGTGGCGGTCAGTTTCGAAGAGCCAGAGTACACCGCCAATTCCGACGCGCTGGGGACGTTGCGCGTTCTGGAGGCCATCCGGATCCTGGGGATGGAAAAGAAAACAAAATTTTACCAGGCCTCGACCAGTGAACTGTTCGGCAAGGTACAGGAAATCCCGCAGAAGGAAACCACCCCGTTCTACCCGCGTAGTCCGTATGCCGTGGCCAAGCTCTATGCCTACTGGATTACCGTTAACTATCGCGAGGCCTATGGTATGTATGCCTGCAACGGCATTCTGTTTAATCATGAATCACCGATTCGTGGAGAAACCTTCGTCACCCGCAAGATCACCCGGGCACTGGCCAGAATCAAACTCGGCCTGCAGGACTGCCTCTACCTGGGCAACCTCGACGCCAAACGCGACTGGGGTCACGCAAAAGACTACGTGGAAATGCAATGGCTGATGCTGCAACAGGAAGAGCCGGAGGATTTCGTCATCGCCACCGGCCGTCAATACAGCGTCCGCGACTTCGTCAACGCTGCCGCGAAGGAACTTGGTATGGAGATCCGCTGGGAAGGGCAGGGCGTCGATGAAGTAGGAATACTCAGCACTCAGAACTCAGAACTCAGAACTCGCGGAGCGGAGCGCACGATAGTGCGCGTAGATCCGCGTTACTTCCGCCCCACCGAAGTCGAAACCCTGCTGGGTGATCCGAGTAACGCTAAAGAAAAACTGGGCTGGACACCGAAGATCGCCTTTGAGGAACTGGTCGCTGAAATGGTGCGCGAAGACCTCAAAAGTGCCGAGCGGGACGAGCTGGTCGAGAAACACGGATATCGCTCATTGAACTATCACGAATAA
- a CDS encoding SDR family NAD(P)-dependent oxidoreductase, whose translation MPNSSLKTPYSLLQGKRILVTGACGTVGSELVRQLLTDKHYAPDEVIGIDNNESQLFFLDQEYLDDARARFFVADIRDRDELCRRMRGVDIVFHAAALKHVILCERSPEQAVQTNIQGVQNVIAAATENQVERVIFTSSDKAVNPTNVMGTSKLMGERLMTAANSHKRGDGPIFASTRFGNVLGSNGSVIPIFHNQIAKGGPITLTDREMTRFVMSIEEAVRLVIDSAELARGGEVFITKMPVVRIEDMATAMIRILAPHYGHEDKDIDVTVIGAKPGEKLYEELMSDEETRRSVELTNYFAVLPAFRGIYQDIAYDYENIISEAVTNPYISAVETCMSPEEVSGFLEENRLLEKPEEDTARRYWPGDKEAKTES comes from the coding sequence ATGCCAAACTCCTCACTAAAAACGCCTTACTCCTTACTCCAGGGAAAGCGCATCCTCGTCACCGGCGCCTGCGGCACCGTAGGTTCCGAACTGGTCCGACAACTATTGACTGACAAGCACTATGCGCCGGATGAAGTTATCGGGATAGATAACAACGAGAGCCAGCTCTTCTTCCTGGACCAGGAGTATCTCGATGATGCCCGGGCCAGATTTTTTGTTGCCGATATTCGCGACCGGGATGAGCTCTGCCGGCGTATGCGTGGCGTCGATATTGTGTTCCATGCGGCGGCACTGAAACATGTCATTCTCTGTGAGCGTTCTCCCGAGCAGGCGGTGCAGACCAATATCCAGGGCGTGCAGAATGTCATCGCTGCAGCGACCGAGAATCAGGTCGAACGGGTTATCTTCACCAGCTCCGACAAGGCGGTCAATCCGACCAACGTCATGGGGACCTCGAAACTGATGGGCGAGCGGCTGATGACCGCGGCCAACAGTCACAAGCGTGGCGACGGGCCGATCTTCGCCTCGACCCGGTTCGGTAATGTTCTCGGCTCAAACGGTTCGGTCATTCCCATTTTTCATAATCAGATCGCCAAAGGTGGACCCATAACGCTGACCGATCGGGAAATGACCCGCTTCGTGATGAGTATCGAAGAGGCCGTGCGGCTGGTGATTGATTCCGCCGAACTGGCGCGGGGCGGTGAAGTCTTTATTACCAAGATGCCGGTGGTACGCATCGAGGACATGGCCACGGCCATGATCCGGATCCTTGCACCGCACTATGGTCACGAAGACAAGGACATTGATGTCACGGTGATTGGTGCCAAGCCCGGTGAAAAACTCTATGAAGAGTTGATGAGCGATGAAGAGACCCGCCGCTCGGTCGAACTGACAAATTACTTTGCCGTATTGCCCGCGTTTCGCGGGATCTACCAGGATATTGCTTATGACTATGAAAATATCATTTCCGAAGCCGTAACCAATCCTTATATCTCAGCAGTGGAAACTTGTATGTCACCTGAAGAAGTCTCCGGATTTCTCGAGGAGAATCGGCTCCTTGAAAAACCGGAAGAGGATACAGCCCGGAGGTACTGGCCGGGGGATAAGGAAGCAAAAACCGAATCATGA
- a CDS encoding ABC transporter ATP-binding protein codes for MMMVRKILSLLDRQEKRRGILIVAMVTIMAALEVAGVASVMPFLSVVGNPEVVHSNAILASAYNTLGFTSVDDFLLALGLFAFGLILTSAIFKALTLYAMNRFIEMRRHSISHRLLETYLRQPYAFFLNRHSSDMAKTILSEIDQLIHNVFRPSMDMFAYAIILGSMITLLVIVEPKIAAIVITVIGGLYIIIYAGVRGILGHIGSDLVRANKERFTAAGEALGGIKDIKLLGREQAYSSRFRSPSSRFARHQATNQTLSQVPNFLVEAVAFGGIIILTLVLLSSSGGVTGDGIGEILPMLGLYAFAGLRMKPAAQKIYIGFAKLRFGSASLNNIYNDLYQRSALAEINVHDPRPFNPQRAISLQDIHYSYPGSKEEALKSINLQINVGTSVGLVGSTGAGKTTLVDVLLGLLRPTQGSIVVDNKPVTDDELRAWQRTLGYVPQDIFLIDDSVSKNIALGVPTQQIDYDQVERCARMAQVHDFIMQEMPDGYDTLVGERGVRLSGGQRQRIGIARALYHDPHVLVFDEATSALDTLTEQAVMESIEALHHKKTIIIIAHRLTTVRECEQIFLLDKGIIIAKGEYDELINNNIAFRSMAGQNVN; via the coding sequence ATCATGATGGTACGCAAAATACTCTCTTTGCTGGATCGCCAGGAAAAGCGTCGCGGCATTCTGATTGTCGCCATGGTGACAATTATGGCTGCACTGGAAGTGGCCGGTGTGGCCTCGGTGATGCCGTTTTTAAGCGTTGTAGGTAATCCGGAAGTGGTACACAGTAATGCTATTCTCGCCTCAGCCTACAATACATTAGGCTTTACATCTGTTGATGACTTTCTTCTGGCATTAGGTTTATTTGCATTCGGGCTGATACTAACGTCCGCGATATTTAAAGCATTGACCCTTTATGCAATGAACAGATTTATCGAAATGCGCCGTCATAGCATCAGCCACAGGTTGTTGGAAACATATTTAAGACAGCCCTATGCTTTTTTTCTAAATCGTCATAGTAGCGATATGGCAAAAACGATCCTTTCTGAAATAGATCAACTGATCCATAATGTTTTCCGTCCAAGTATGGACATGTTTGCTTATGCTATAATTTTAGGTTCTATGATTACCCTCCTGGTAATTGTTGAGCCAAAGATTGCTGCTATCGTAATTACTGTGATAGGGGGGCTTTATATAATAATATATGCGGGGGTGCGTGGGATACTCGGGCATATTGGCAGTGATCTCGTGCGAGCAAATAAAGAGCGCTTCACCGCAGCCGGTGAAGCATTGGGAGGAATTAAAGACATTAAACTCCTTGGTCGTGAACAAGCATATAGTTCCCGTTTTCGCAGTCCTTCCAGTCGTTTTGCCAGACACCAGGCTACCAATCAAACTCTTTCACAGGTGCCCAATTTTCTGGTTGAAGCAGTGGCTTTTGGCGGAATAATCATCTTGACCCTTGTGTTACTCAGTAGTAGCGGTGGCGTAACAGGGGATGGAATTGGAGAAATTTTGCCAATGTTAGGCCTTTACGCATTTGCGGGACTAAGGATGAAACCTGCCGCCCAAAAGATTTATATCGGATTTGCCAAGTTACGATTTGGTTCGGCTTCTCTAAATAATATCTACAATGATTTATACCAGCGAAGTGCGCTTGCAGAAATCAATGTTCATGACCCCAGACCGTTTAATCCGCAGAGAGCTATTTCCTTGCAGGATATTCACTATAGTTATCCAGGTTCAAAGGAAGAAGCACTGAAGTCTATTAACTTGCAAATTAATGTCGGGACATCTGTAGGGCTGGTCGGTAGTACTGGCGCAGGGAAAACAACGTTGGTGGATGTTCTGCTAGGTTTGCTTCGCCCCACTCAAGGCAGTATTGTTGTCGACAATAAGCCTGTAACAGATGATGAATTGCGAGCATGGCAGCGAACATTGGGCTATGTTCCGCAGGATATTTTTTTAATTGATGACTCAGTTAGCAAAAATATAGCTCTTGGTGTGCCGACGCAACAAATTGATTATGATCAAGTTGAGCGCTGTGCGCGTATGGCGCAAGTTCATGACTTTATCATGCAAGAGATGCCTGATGGCTACGATACTTTAGTTGGTGAGCGTGGAGTCCGTCTTTCAGGTGGGCAACGTCAACGCATTGGTATTGCCAGAGCACTTTACCATGATCCGCATGTTCTGGTATTTGATGAGGCGACAAGTGCGCTGGATACATTGACTGAGCAAGCTGTCATGGAATCTATTGAGGCACTGCACCATAAAAAGACCATTATTATTATCGCTCATCGACTTACTACAGTCCGAGAATGTGAGCAGATATTTCTGTTAGACAAAGGAATAATTATTGCGAAAGGTGAATATGATGAGCTTATTAATAATAACATTGCCTTTCGATCTATGGCTGGACAGAATGTTAATTAA
- a CDS encoding NAD-dependent epimerase/dehydratase family protein: MNWLITGGCGFIGTSLIKRLQAEGGHNIRVIDNLTTGTRDDLAGVSSFHEVAADRLGDNPSGVELVVGDILDEELALDVTSGADVIVHLAANTGVGPSVEDPRSDCYANVIGTFNYLEAARKNKVDRFVFASSGAPAGEVEPPIHEELPPHPVSPYGASKLAGEGYCSAYSKSFGIDTVALRFGNVYGPGSVHKNSVVAKFIRRALNGEVLEIFGDGSQTRDFIYIDDLIEAAMLAATVKDIGGETFQIATSRETTVGEMAEQLVGVMESRGVSNIKVVNAETRVGDVKRNYSDTTKARARLGWQPNTELKNGLIKTVDYFLE; the protein is encoded by the coding sequence TTGAACTGGTTGATAACCGGAGGGTGCGGCTTTATCGGCACCAGTCTGATCAAACGCTTGCAGGCAGAAGGTGGTCACAACATACGTGTGATTGATAATCTGACTACCGGCACGCGGGATGACCTTGCCGGTGTTAGCAGCTTTCACGAGGTCGCAGCCGACCGTCTTGGTGACAACCCTTCGGGTGTTGAACTGGTGGTGGGCGATATTCTCGATGAAGAGCTGGCGCTTGACGTAACCAGCGGGGCAGACGTGATTGTTCACCTTGCGGCGAATACCGGTGTCGGGCCTTCAGTGGAAGACCCGCGCTCTGACTGCTATGCCAACGTCATCGGCACCTTTAACTACCTGGAGGCCGCCAGAAAGAACAAGGTAGACCGTTTCGTCTTTGCCTCCAGCGGCGCCCCGGCGGGCGAGGTCGAGCCGCCTATTCACGAGGAACTACCGCCACATCCGGTCTCCCCCTACGGTGCCAGCAAGCTGGCGGGCGAGGGCTACTGCTCTGCCTACAGCAAGAGCTTCGGCATCGACACGGTGGCACTGCGTTTCGGCAATGTCTATGGTCCCGGCTCGGTACACAAAAACAGCGTGGTCGCCAAGTTCATCCGTCGAGCGCTGAACGGGGAAGTCCTGGAGATTTTCGGTGACGGCAGCCAGACCCGCGATTTTATTTACATTGATGATCTGATCGAGGCAGCCATGCTCGCGGCAACAGTCAAGGATATCGGCGGCGAGACCTTCCAGATCGCCACCAGCCGCGAAACTACAGTGGGTGAAATGGCCGAACAACTCGTCGGCGTCATGGAGTCACGGGGTGTATCAAACATCAAGGTCGTCAACGCCGAAACCCGCGTCGGCGACGTCAAACGCAATTACTCCGACACCACCAAAGCCCGAGCCCGACTCGGCTGGCAACCAAACACCGAACTAAAAAACGGCCTGATCAAAACCGTAGATTATTTTCTGGAGTAA
- a CDS encoding UDP-glucuronic acid decarboxylase family protein — protein MKIRNRKRVLVTGGAGFLGSHLCERLLKEGDDVICLDNFYTGTKDNIQHLMENPFFEVMRHDVTFPLYVEVDEIYNLACPASPIHYQFDPVQTTKTSVHGAINMLGLAKRTKARIFQASTSEVYGDPEQHPQTESYWGHVNPIGSRSCYDEGKRCAETLFFDYYRQHNLDIKVGRIFNTYGPNMHPNDGRVVSNFIMQALTDQPITIYGDGQQSRSFCYVDDLIEAFVRLMASPAEVTGPINLGNPNEFTILELAEQVIEMTHSRSKIEKRPLPDDDPKQRQPDISLAKKTLDWEPKTLLEEGLKKTIPYFENLVKAGIKQ, from the coding sequence TTGAAAATCCGAAATAGAAAAAGGGTGCTAGTTACCGGCGGTGCGGGGTTCTTAGGTTCCCATCTCTGCGAACGCCTTTTAAAAGAGGGCGATGATGTCATCTGCCTGGACAATTTCTACACCGGCACCAAGGACAACATCCAGCATCTGATGGAGAACCCGTTCTTCGAGGTGATGCGCCATGACGTGACCTTTCCGCTCTATGTGGAAGTGGACGAAATCTATAACCTGGCCTGTCCCGCGTCACCCATCCACTACCAGTTCGATCCGGTGCAGACCACCAAGACCAGCGTGCACGGCGCGATCAACATGCTGGGGCTGGCAAAGCGCACCAAGGCCCGGATATTCCAGGCCTCCACCAGCGAGGTCTACGGCGATCCGGAGCAGCACCCGCAAACCGAGTCCTACTGGGGACATGTCAACCCGATCGGCAGCCGCTCGTGCTACGACGAGGGCAAGCGTTGCGCCGAAACCCTGTTTTTTGACTACTACCGTCAGCACAACCTCGATATCAAGGTGGGGCGGATTTTCAACACCTATGGCCCCAACATGCATCCCAATGACGGGCGGGTGGTTTCCAACTTCATCATGCAGGCCCTGACCGATCAGCCCATCACCATCTACGGCGACGGCCAGCAATCCCGCTCCTTTTGCTACGTGGACGACCTGATCGAGGCCTTCGTCCGCCTGATGGCCTCGCCGGCCGAGGTCACCGGTCCGATCAACCTGGGCAACCCGAACGAATTCACCATCCTGGAGCTGGCGGAACAAGTCATCGAGATGACCCACTCCAGATCAAAAATCGAAAAACGCCCGCTGCCGGACGACGATCCCAAACAACGCCAGCCGGACATCAGCCTGGCCAAAAAAACACTGGACTGGGAACCGAAAACATTACTGGAAGAAGGCCTGAAAAAAACCATTCCGTACTTCGAAAACCTGGTGAAAGCCGGCATAAAGCAATAA